The following coding sequences lie in one Clarias gariepinus isolate MV-2021 ecotype Netherlands chromosome 27, CGAR_prim_01v2, whole genome shotgun sequence genomic window:
- the LOC128515039 gene encoding uncharacterized protein LOC128515039 gives MNWDNHLSHIISAADGSVAKIRERLALPGRLSREREDVYPVRDLSHTTSLDLPVRHHSAVQWTDLAAVQAQLHNQQQKIESLMQSLRSVERERDAQQRQIQTLQEEVRRLRDRLEDREKDRERKHIDEEKIPTVEMRLEQWKREVGCELSALRGHVDRAKSLGSREESFSSKLCRDEVEQLKRELDLLKNKLMRYEEDVYQQQSEARETRRQCERSCKTLETVTDSYRTHDFELSRIITQYQNTQQDMRDLRLTVSGLKGEVRSLILRDRFDTPAEMPQKSYPLEAVVETSSRRQLLSDSDDELSSTPSLGDVSSDDLDISGLEESAPKLRSQGHSSLSGSDPSDHASGLGSNYIRGASESSPDLSVSDL, from the exons ATGAACTGGGACAATCATCTGAGTCACATTATCTCAGCAGCAGACGGCAGTGTTGCGAAAATACGT GAACGCCTTGCCCTTCCCGGAAGACTTTCCAGAGAAAGAGAAG ATGTGTATCCAGTGAGAGACCTGAGTCACACTACGAGTTTGGACCTTCCTGTACGTCATCATAGTGCTGTTCAGTGGACTGATCTGGCAGCTGTACAGGCCCAGCTTCATAACCAGCAACAG aaaattgaGTCCTTAATGCAAAGCCTGAGGTcagtggagagagaaagagatgcacAGCAAAGACAAATACAGACGTTGCAAG AGGAGGTGAGAAGGCTTCGGGACAGACTGGAGGACCGGGAGAAGGACAGAGAAAGGAAACACATTGATGAAGAAAAGATACCTACAGTCGAGATGCGTCtggagcagtggaaaagggaaGTGGGATGTGAGTTGAGTGCCCTGAGAGGCCACGTAGACAGAGCGAAGTCTCTAGGCAGCCGGGAGGAGAG TTTTAGCTCTAAACTGTGCAGGGATGAGGTGGAACAACTCAAGAGAGAGCTGGACCTGCTCAAGAACAAGCTGA tgAGGTATGAGGAGGACGTGTACCAACAGCAGTCTGAAGCAAGAGAAACGAGGAGGCAGTGTGAGCGTAGCTGCAAG ACACTGGAAACGGTCACCGATTCTTATCGCACACATGACTTTGAACTTTCCAGGATCATCACCCAGTACCAGAACACGCAGCAAGACATGAGAGATCTCAG acttaCAGTATCTGGCTTGAAGGGTGAAGTGAGGAGCCTAATTCTGAGGGACAGATTTGACACACCTGCAGAAATGCCACAGAAATCAT ATCCATTAGAGGCAGTTGTGGAAACAAGTTCTCGGAGACAGTTGCTATCAGACTCAGATGATGAATTAAGTTCCACTCCTAGTCTCGGAGATGTAAGCTCAGATGACCTGGACATATCGGGGCTAGAGGAATCAG ctccaaaactaaGAAGTCAAGGACACTCGAGTCTGTCTGGAAGTGATCCCAGCGACCATGCGAGTGGACTCGGGAGCAACTACATCAGAGGTGCTTCAGAAAGTTCTCCAGATCTCAGTGTTTCTGACCTTTGA